In Saccharothrix violaceirubra, the following are encoded in one genomic region:
- a CDS encoding maleylpyruvate isomerase N-terminal domain-containing protein has product MPGGWTTQRWTDAFTAQAALFRAAVGEANPQDRVPSCPGWTFVELVLHVGRFLETSLEYLRTGGTVRLRLPAPPEHVAPLAYLDEQLAKAAEILPVVPGNRTAWTFSPAAPDLAWVWHRRIAHEVDLRRWDAQAALRKLVVGDADFAVDGIDESLTTLLAAKYDTDVPLSVSGKALIRLTDVPESWVVTLTPGQVPDVRAAWPGEEADAEVVGEAQLVHYGLWGRLPLKASGDPDVLRALRLD; this is encoded by the coding sequence GTGCCTGGAGGATGGACCACCCAGCGGTGGACGGACGCCTTCACCGCGCAGGCCGCGCTGTTCCGCGCGGCCGTCGGCGAGGCGAACCCGCAGGACAGGGTGCCCAGTTGTCCGGGCTGGACGTTCGTCGAACTGGTCCTGCACGTCGGCCGGTTCCTGGAGACGTCGCTGGAATACCTGCGCACCGGCGGCACCGTGCGACTTCGGCTGCCCGCACCGCCCGAGCACGTCGCGCCGCTGGCCTACCTCGACGAGCAGCTCGCCAAGGCGGCCGAGATCCTGCCCGTCGTGCCCGGCAACCGCACCGCGTGGACGTTCTCGCCCGCCGCGCCCGACCTCGCGTGGGTATGGCACCGCCGGATCGCGCACGAGGTGGACCTGCGTCGCTGGGACGCGCAGGCGGCGTTGCGCAAACTCGTCGTCGGCGACGCGGACTTCGCCGTCGACGGCATCGACGAGTCGCTGACCACGTTGCTGGCCGCGAAGTACGACACCGACGTGCCGCTGTCCGTGTCGGGAAAAGCCTTGATCAGGCTCACCGACGTGCCCGAGTCGTGGGTGGTGACGCTCACCCCCGGCCAGGTGCCGGACGTGCGCGCGGCCTGGCCGGGCGAGGAGGCCGACGCCGAGGTGGTGGGCGAGGCGCAACTGGTGCACTACGGCCTGTGGGGCCGGTTGCCGCTCAAGGCGAGCGGCGATCCGGACGTGCTGCGTGCCCTCCGATTGGACTGA